One genomic region from Uloborus diversus isolate 005 chromosome 2, Udiv.v.3.1, whole genome shotgun sequence encodes:
- the LOC129217220 gene encoding FAD synthase-like, with protein MTSRPTVAIIIIGDEILKGQTKDTNSHFLCKEFYKLGISVLHVSVIPDDIDNIANEVSSLSEKFTFVLTSGGIGPTHDDVTYEGIGKAFNEKLILNKTLQLKLEQLCLSIGLNESAAFKMSHVPESAEVHHTMSNNRKTFIPIVSVRNVFIFPGIPSYLEHAFTQLKSLFCESAAKYFTRSLYLDTNEFHITDILNNAVKEYEGRVKFGSYPDLDSKYYQVKLVLEADTEQAIMDAIAFLRSHLPSNVVTGKYPPTSVDAMKEMFSLCDKKSHNFDKELSDSIEMSMQVLQECFKAYQIDDICLSFNGGKDCTVLLHLVFLYYAKMYPKSNHKLKVLYVRSKQPFSEIEDFIQVSVQRYNLKLITYDAPIKEALCKLKKDHLEIKAVLMGSRRTDPHCSNLNSFEMTDSDWPQFMRINPLLHWSYPLVWKFLCALEVPYCSLYDRGYTSLGCRHNTLPNALLKSVTKSGEMFYLPAYLLKEPEQEREGRTNKAT; from the exons ATGACCTCTAGGCCAACTGTTGCCATCATAATCATAGGAGATGAAATACTGAAAGGTCAGACAAAAGATACAAATTCTCATTTTCTTTGTAAAGAATTTTACAAATTGGGCATTAGTGTGTTGCATGTCTCTGTTATTCCCGATGACATTGATAACATAGCAAATGAAGTATCTtcactttctgaaaaatttacttttgtgctgACATCTGGTGGCATTGGACCTACTCATGATGATGTGACATATGAAGGGATTGGCAAAGcctttaatgaaaaattaattctgaaTAAAACTTTACAGCTAAAGCTTGAGCAGCTGTGCCTAAGCATTGGACTGAATGAGTCGGCAGCATTCAAAATGTCCCATGTCCCAGAATCTGCAGAAGTTCATCACACCATGAGTAATAATCGCAAAACATTTATTCCAATTGTATCAGTCaggaatgttttcatttttcctGGCATCCCATCATATCTTGAGCATGCATTTACACAattgaaatcattattttgcgagtctgcagctaaatatttcacccgcagttTATATCTAGATACCAATGAATTTCATATTACAGATATTTTGAATAATGCTGTGAAGGAGTATGAAGGCAGAGTTAAATTTGGATCATATCCTGACCTCGATTCCAAGTATTACCAAGTGAAATTAGTACTTGAAGCCGATACTGAACAGGCTATTATGGATGCAATAGCGTTTTTACGAAGCCACTTGCCTTCAAATGTCGTGACTGGGAAATATCCTCCTACTTCTGTTGATGCAATGAAAGAAATGTTTAGTTTGTGCGATAAAAAAAGCCATAATTTTGATAAAGAATTGAGCGATTCTATTGAAATGAGTATGCAAGTCCTTCAAGAGTGTTTTAAAGCATACCAGATTGATGATATATGTTTGAGTTTTAATGGTGGAAAAGATTGCACTGTGTTATTACATCTCGTTTTTTTATACTATGCTAAAATGTATCCCAAATCAAAtcacaaattaaaagttttatatgtTCGCAGCAAACAGCCGTTTTCAGAGATTGAAGATTTTATTCAAGTATCTGTACAGAG gtACAATTTAAAGTTGATAACTTATGATGCTCCAATTAAAGAAGCATTATGCAAGTTAAAAAAGGATCATCTAGAGATAAAGGCTGTTTTGATGGGCTCTCGGCGGACTGACCCTCACTGTTCAAATCTCAATTCCTTTGAAATGACAGACAGTGATTGGCCACAATTCATGAGAATTAATCCCTTACTACACTGGAGTTATCCCCTTGTTTGGAAGTTTCTTTGTGCTTTGGAAGTACCTTATTGTAGCTTATATGACAGAGG ATACACCTCCTTGGGTTGCCGTCATAATACTCTACCAAATGCTCTTCTTAAAAGTGTAACTAAAAGTGGTGAAATGTTTTACCTTCCTGCTTATTTATTAAAGGAACCTGAACAAGAAAGAGAAGGACGAACTAATAAAGCAActtaa